Proteins encoded in a region of the Pocillopora verrucosa isolate sample1 chromosome 11, ASM3666991v2, whole genome shotgun sequence genome:
- the LOC131794491 gene encoding centromere protein K, with product MSVSTSNNLSVKDVRRSLSFEESSAVSEDGNNNKLSEQVDEMSAEQTPTETQLRNDCENIWKELNNTHARLDARSTNSNTTYMGEEEFDAYKVLERVLKVKEKKLQTELIAVENQGLQVTSTDPNYTDAHLKSELLTSIQQLEETLQIIKGQRKQVEDDLKREEELLQQHQEVQKSLQIKIGILEQEKENVQGVTSQVKELERKKKSADAYLVEITKKLGSFLAENFPLPSPDNLKGSKAKVHLDPNVRYISLQKLTEDLMNISYVRPHDPYIRIKESHWPPYIELLLRCGIAKRHPQDCNLIRLVAFN from the exons ATGTCTGTGAGCACATCAAATAACTTG AGTGTCAAAGATGTTCGGCGTTCCTTAAGCTTTGAAGAGAGCTCAGCTGTTTCAGAAGATGGAAATAACAACAAGTTAAGTGAACAAGTTGATGAGATGTCTGCTGAGCAAACACCAACTGAAACACAACTCAGGAATGATTGTGAAAATATCTGGAAAGAACTGAATAAT aCCCATGCTCGTCTTGATGCAAGGTCCACAAATTCTAACACAACTTACATGGGTGAAGAGGAGTTTGATGCTTATAAG GTTCTTGAGAGAgtcttaaaagtaaaagagaagaaGCTTCAAACAGAGCTCATAGCAGTTGAAAATCAAGGACTCCAAG tgACATCAACGGATCCCAACTATACTGATGCTCATCTGAAAAGTGAG TTGCTGACAAGTATACAGCAGCTAGAAGAAACATTGCAAATCATAAAAGGACAACGCAAACAGGTGGAAGATGACCTGAAAAG AGAGGAAGAGCTTCTACAACAGCACCAGGAAGTACAGAAATCTCTACAGATCAAAATTGGTATTCTAGAGCAGGAGAAAGAAAATGTTCAGGGTGTAACAAG CCAGGTGAAGGAGctggaaagaaagaagaagtctGCAGATGCGTATCTTGTGGAGATCACAAAGAAACTG GGTTCTTTTTTGGCTGAAAACTTTCCCCTTCCATCACCTGATAACTTGAAAGGAAGCAAG gCAAAGGTCCATCTAGACCCTAATGTTAGGTATATCTCACTGCAAAAGTTAACTGAG gATCTGATGAACATCTCCTACGTTAGGCCTCACGATCCTTACATCAGAATCAAGGAAAGTCACTGGCCACCATACATTGAACTGTTACTTAGGTGTGGCATAGCTAAGCGACACCCTCAAGACTGCAATCTTATTAGGCTGGTGGCTTTCAACTGA